From Pseudoalteromonas viridis, the proteins below share one genomic window:
- a CDS encoding NAD(P)/FAD-dependent oxidoreductase has product MTHALQIAVVGAGVVGLCNALQLTRQGYQVTLYDPAGIGEQCSRGNAGHFATEQVFPLADKALLPRIPAMLLDKLSPLRIDHQYFFRALPWLSRFCLNMLPRRFKHHTRALRALNEAALPAFRRLLQDEFEHNIHLRGSLLTFEHNRVDEIRGVQSKYQQQGVAVELLDSEQLRTLEPELSARIQYALYFTEVGHTPDPYQLSQTLYQAFIALGGQFVKAAVTKITPCESATGHTSLPRVQVTTQTHGSHGFDKLVLATGAWSKILCKQLGYKLPIEAERGYHNMLPAIDNLSRPVASADRQFIMTPMQHGLRLAGTVEFAGLDGPPNYERAEILLTHAKALLQNSGRLSQGEHWMGPRPSLPDSLPVIGPAPNHSNIYFALGHQHLGLTQAAITSELIAQCIANQTTTLDIGPYNIARFQ; this is encoded by the coding sequence ATGACACATGCACTTCAAATTGCAGTTGTGGGCGCCGGTGTGGTGGGCCTGTGCAATGCCTTGCAGCTCACACGTCAGGGATATCAGGTTACCCTGTACGACCCGGCGGGGATTGGCGAGCAATGTTCACGCGGTAATGCCGGCCACTTTGCTACAGAGCAGGTGTTCCCGCTTGCCGATAAAGCCTTACTGCCCCGCATCCCGGCTATGCTGCTGGATAAACTCAGCCCGCTCAGAATTGATCATCAGTATTTTTTCAGGGCACTGCCCTGGCTCAGTCGCTTTTGTCTGAATATGTTGCCGAGGCGTTTTAAGCATCATACCCGGGCACTGCGAGCGCTCAATGAAGCCGCCCTGCCCGCATTCAGGCGACTATTGCAGGATGAGTTTGAACACAATATTCACTTGCGCGGCAGCTTGCTGACTTTTGAACATAACAGAGTCGATGAGATCCGAGGCGTACAGTCTAAGTATCAACAGCAAGGTGTGGCCGTTGAGCTACTGGACAGTGAACAATTACGTACTCTTGAACCTGAATTAAGCGCGCGTATTCAATATGCGCTTTACTTTACTGAGGTCGGCCACACCCCCGATCCGTATCAGCTGAGCCAGACTTTATATCAAGCGTTTATCGCCCTGGGTGGTCAGTTTGTCAAAGCCGCTGTGACCAAAATAACCCCCTGTGAAAGTGCCACAGGGCACACCAGTCTGCCCCGAGTACAAGTGACTACGCAAACACACGGTAGCCACGGCTTCGACAAATTGGTTTTGGCAACCGGAGCCTGGAGCAAAATACTGTGTAAACAGCTGGGCTACAAACTGCCCATTGAAGCAGAGCGCGGCTATCACAATATGTTGCCTGCCATAGACAACCTCAGCCGACCCGTGGCCTCGGCAGATCGCCAATTTATTATGACTCCCATGCAACATGGTCTGCGCCTGGCTGGCACGGTGGAATTTGCAGGGCTGGACGGCCCACCTAATTATGAGCGAGCCGAAATCTTGCTGACACATGCAAAAGCGCTATTACAGAACAGTGGGCGGCTAAGTCAGGGCGAGCACTGGATGGGACCGCGCCCTTCACTACCCGATTCTTTGCCTGTGATTGGACCGGCACCAAATCATTCAAATATTTACTTTGCACTGGGACATCAGCATCTGGGCCTGACCCAGGCCGCAATCACCAGTGAGCTCATCGCACAGTGCATTGCAAATCAAACCACAACGCTGGATATTGGCCCCTACAATATTGCGCGTTTTCAATAA
- a CDS encoding dihydrodipicolinate synthase family protein: MKVNWQGVYPAVTTQFNDDESINFETTKSMINTLIEEGVHGIIVLGTVGENCSLRAEEKREVLRAAKDVVAGRVPLISGVAETTTALAVEFVRDAQEIGVDGYMVLPGMVYRSTEREAIHHYQQVARNTRLPIMIYNNPVTYGVDVSIEGMKVLAEEANIVSVKEATEDTRRISELFSAFGDRYVVFGGVDDIALESLMLGATGWISGLTNVFPRESVAIYKLAQQGRYEEARELWRWFLPLLRLDTIPTLVQCIKYAEQLAGRGSEVTRSPRLPLTEDEKAYVRRLYDEAVTNRIDLSKFNLD; the protein is encoded by the coding sequence ATGAAAGTAAATTGGCAGGGTGTTTATCCCGCAGTAACGACTCAGTTTAATGATGACGAAAGCATTAACTTTGAGACCACCAAAAGCATGATCAACACCCTGATTGAAGAGGGTGTCCACGGCATCATTGTATTAGGCACAGTAGGTGAAAACTGCTCGCTCCGTGCTGAGGAAAAACGCGAAGTGTTACGCGCAGCAAAAGACGTGGTTGCCGGGCGTGTGCCGCTGATCTCTGGTGTGGCAGAAACCACCACCGCATTGGCTGTTGAGTTTGTCCGCGACGCACAAGAAATTGGGGTAGATGGCTATATGGTACTGCCAGGCATGGTGTATCGCTCAACGGAGCGCGAAGCCATCCATCATTATCAGCAGGTTGCCCGCAATACCCGTTTGCCAATCATGATCTACAACAACCCGGTGACTTATGGCGTAGATGTGTCTATTGAAGGTATGAAAGTGCTGGCAGAAGAAGCCAATATCGTATCGGTCAAAGAAGCAACGGAAGATACGCGCAGAATAAGCGAACTCTTCTCAGCCTTTGGCGATCGTTACGTGGTATTCGGTGGTGTGGATGACATTGCGCTCGAGAGCTTAATGCTGGGCGCAACAGGCTGGATCTCTGGCCTGACTAACGTGTTCCCACGCGAGTCCGTGGCTATTTATAAGCTGGCGCAGCAGGGCCGTTATGAAGAAGCCCGTGAGCTGTGGCGCTGGTTCCTGCCTTTGCTTCGTCTGGATACTATTCCCACTTTGGTACAGTGCATCAAATACGCCGAACAGCTGGCTGGCCGTGGCAGTGAAGTCACACGTTCACCGCGCTTACCATTGACGGAGGACGAAAAAGCTTACGTACGTCGCTTGTATGATGAGGCTGTGACCAACCGGATTGATCTGAGCAAATTTAATCTGGATTAA
- a CDS encoding M24 family metallopeptidase: MKGIGYQNREAALAALTDMTQDVVAIKPEEYQQRIETAQAYMQQHNIAAVYLNAGTNLKYFTGLQWYPSERMVGAILPAQGDVQFIVPFFEVGSIKDYQIIEGPMHTWQEEQSPYSLLVNVLNELNIAPDATLGIDESAAFFIADGIRQAGPALTLINAKCVTAHCRMHKSASELALIQRAMDMTLEVHKAAASILHEGITTTEVEAFINEAHRKVGATGNYFCIVLFGTASSFPHGVKDPQTLKQGDVVLIDTGCKLHGYLSDITRTYVFGEPTARQRTMWQHEKNAQLAAFEAAQIGTPCGDVDFAARSYLADQGLGPDYQLPGCPHRTGHGIGLDIHEWPYLVKDNPQPLAAGMCFSNEPMLVLPGEFGVRLEDHFYMTPDGPKWFTEPAHTIDDPFGLEK, encoded by the coding sequence ATGAAAGGCATAGGTTATCAAAACCGGGAAGCGGCACTGGCTGCACTCACAGACATGACACAAGACGTTGTCGCCATTAAACCCGAGGAGTATCAACAGCGTATAGAAACAGCGCAAGCGTATATGCAGCAGCACAATATCGCAGCCGTTTATCTCAATGCTGGTACCAACCTGAAGTATTTTACCGGCTTACAATGGTATCCGAGTGAGCGCATGGTGGGGGCTATTTTGCCAGCGCAAGGGGACGTGCAGTTTATCGTGCCCTTTTTTGAAGTCGGCTCAATCAAGGACTACCAGATCATTGAGGGACCAATGCATACCTGGCAGGAAGAGCAATCGCCTTACAGCTTGCTCGTCAACGTACTCAACGAGTTGAACATTGCACCCGATGCCACTTTGGGCATTGATGAAAGCGCCGCCTTTTTCATTGCTGATGGCATCCGCCAGGCAGGGCCTGCGCTTACGCTTATCAACGCCAAATGCGTTACGGCCCATTGCCGGATGCATAAGTCTGCCTCTGAACTTGCGTTGATCCAACGGGCAATGGACATGACCCTTGAAGTGCATAAAGCGGCGGCTTCAATACTCCATGAAGGGATCACCACCACTGAAGTAGAAGCATTTATCAATGAAGCACATCGCAAGGTCGGCGCCACAGGAAACTACTTTTGTATCGTACTGTTTGGTACCGCCAGCTCCTTCCCGCATGGCGTAAAAGATCCGCAAACGCTAAAACAGGGAGACGTTGTACTGATAGACACCGGCTGTAAACTACATGGTTACCTGAGTGATATCACCCGCACTTATGTATTCGGCGAGCCAACGGCGCGTCAGCGTACCATGTGGCAACACGAAAAAAATGCCCAGCTTGCGGCATTTGAAGCGGCCCAAATAGGCACCCCCTGTGGTGATGTGGACTTTGCCGCACGCAGCTATCTGGCTGATCAGGGACTGGGTCCTGATTATCAGTTACCAGGCTGTCCGCACCGCACTGGACACGGTATCGGCCTGGATATTCATGAGTGGCCCTATTTAGTAAAGGACAACCCGCAGCCACTGGCAGCTGGCATGTGCTTTTCCAATGAACCTATGCTGGTATTACCCGGCGAATTTGGGGTAAGACTGGAAGATCATTTCTATATGACACCAGACGGACCAAAGTGGTTTACCGAGCCTGCCCACACGATTGACGATCCGTTTGGTCTGGAAAAGTAA
- a CDS encoding 4-hydroxyproline epimerase, which yields MNKGTFFCIDGHTCGNPVRLVTSGHPPLEGATMSEKRQHFLAEFDWVRRALMFEPRGHDMMSGSFLYPPTTEDGDVAILFIETSGCLPMCGHGTIGTVTFALQQGLVTPKEPGRLKLDTPAGRVDAYYSMRDGRVEWVKLFNVPAFLAHRNEVISVPGIGELQVDIAYGGNFYIIVEPQGNFKGTHETCAAELLAMSPKVRDAVNAQIACVHPLDPTVCGASHVLWTGDPKHADSSAANAVFYGDKAIDRSPCGTGTSARMAQLFAKGALQGGEDFIHESYIGSQFIGRIEGTTEIAGHSAILPSIQGWARVTGHNCITVDDDDPYAFGFQVL from the coding sequence ATGAATAAGGGAACATTTTTTTGCATTGATGGGCATACCTGTGGCAATCCAGTCAGACTGGTAACAAGCGGTCATCCCCCGCTTGAAGGCGCGACCATGAGTGAAAAGCGACAGCACTTTTTGGCCGAATTTGATTGGGTTCGCCGCGCGCTGATGTTTGAACCGCGCGGTCATGACATGATGTCAGGTTCTTTTTTATATCCGCCCACCACCGAAGATGGCGATGTGGCCATTCTGTTTATTGAGACGTCGGGCTGTTTGCCCATGTGTGGCCATGGCACGATAGGTACAGTGACCTTTGCCTTGCAACAGGGCCTGGTTACGCCAAAAGAGCCGGGGCGACTCAAGTTAGACACACCCGCCGGGCGCGTAGATGCTTATTATTCAATGCGCGATGGCCGGGTAGAGTGGGTCAAGCTATTTAATGTTCCCGCATTTTTGGCACACCGGAATGAGGTAATCTCCGTGCCCGGTATAGGAGAGCTGCAGGTCGATATTGCCTACGGAGGAAACTTTTACATTATTGTTGAACCTCAGGGCAATTTTAAAGGCACCCATGAAACCTGCGCGGCTGAGCTTCTGGCGATGAGCCCAAAAGTGCGCGACGCCGTAAACGCGCAAATTGCCTGTGTACATCCGCTTGATCCGACCGTATGCGGTGCTTCTCATGTGCTGTGGACCGGCGACCCTAAACACGCTGATTCCAGCGCTGCCAATGCGGTGTTTTACGGTGATAAAGCGATAGACCGCTCACCCTGTGGCACAGGTACCAGTGCACGAATGGCGCAGCTGTTTGCCAAAGGTGCGCTGCAAGGTGGCGAGGACTTTATCCATGAAAGCTACATCGGCAGCCAGTTTATTGGCCGAATCGAAGGCACCACAGAAATTGCCGGTCACAGCGCCATTCTGCCCAGTATTCAGGGCTGGGCCAGAGTAACAGGCCACAACTGTATCACTGTGGATGACGACGACCCCTATGCATTCGGCTTTCAGGTACTTTAA
- a CDS encoding aldehyde dehydrogenase (NADP(+)) has protein sequence MTLTGQSFIAGQWRGNADNGQFYAFCPQTNERHHQAFFNATQAQLSEAIAQAQTAFKTYRRLSYAQRAVFLRNVGEEILALGDGLIETTMLETGLPKARLEGERMRTVNQLNAFAEALEQDLAPLALARQDAAEPGRAPMPKPATQLRYLPVGVVAVFGASNFPYAFSTLGGDTAAALAAGCPVIVKSHTAHPGTSELMTRAMARAIQRSDVPDGVFSMIQGADYALSHQLVSAADIKAVGFTGSLTVAKALLETIHQRDEVIPLYGELGSVNPQLVLPGFAKEQGDTLAPALVQSLLMGNGQFCTSPGLWLIPAGEDEFEAAAIRAIEAAPSDTLLTPRILSSFERAMDALSDNANVTLLARGAQSQPFHANAHLYACEAEDFINDASLHEEVFGPSALIVRYRDQAQLLRVVSQLEGQLTASVHGSKAEIATQETLIDELSYKVGRLIFGQMPTGVEVCGSMNHGGPYPSSTDVRSTSVGLQAMTRFLRPLCVQC, from the coding sequence ATGACTTTGACAGGACAGAGTTTTATTGCCGGGCAGTGGCGCGGCAATGCAGACAATGGGCAGTTTTATGCGTTTTGTCCGCAAACGAATGAACGACATCACCAAGCTTTTTTTAACGCCACACAGGCCCAGCTGAGCGAGGCGATTGCACAGGCGCAAACGGCTTTTAAAACCTATCGGCGACTTTCTTATGCACAACGTGCGGTGTTTTTGCGCAATGTTGGCGAGGAGATCCTTGCCCTGGGCGATGGCCTGATAGAAACCACCATGCTGGAAACCGGTCTGCCCAAAGCACGTCTGGAAGGCGAACGCATGCGCACGGTGAACCAGTTGAATGCTTTTGCTGAGGCGTTAGAGCAGGATTTGGCACCACTGGCGCTGGCGCGTCAGGATGCCGCTGAGCCGGGTCGTGCTCCTATGCCCAAGCCCGCGACGCAGTTACGCTATCTGCCTGTTGGCGTGGTTGCCGTATTTGGCGCATCGAACTTTCCATATGCGTTTTCAACGTTAGGGGGAGATACCGCCGCAGCGCTGGCAGCGGGTTGTCCGGTGATAGTGAAAAGCCATACTGCACATCCGGGCACCAGTGAGTTAATGACGCGTGCCATGGCGCGGGCCATTCAACGCAGCGACGTGCCGGATGGTGTATTTTCTATGATCCAGGGCGCCGATTATGCCTTGTCGCATCAGCTGGTTAGCGCGGCTGATATTAAAGCGGTGGGGTTCACGGGTTCACTCACTGTGGCCAAGGCTCTGCTTGAAACCATTCACCAGCGCGACGAAGTGATCCCGCTGTATGGGGAACTGGGTAGTGTGAACCCGCAGTTGGTGCTGCCAGGTTTTGCGAAGGAGCAGGGCGACACGCTGGCCCCCGCGCTCGTTCAGTCGCTCTTAATGGGTAACGGACAGTTTTGTACCAGTCCTGGCTTATGGCTGATACCAGCTGGCGAGGATGAGTTTGAAGCCGCAGCTATCAGGGCGATTGAAGCGGCGCCCTCGGATACCTTGTTAACGCCAAGAATTTTGAGCAGTTTTGAGCGTGCCATGGATGCGTTAAGCGACAATGCCAATGTCACACTGCTGGCGCGAGGCGCGCAAAGTCAGCCGTTCCATGCCAATGCACATTTATACGCCTGTGAAGCAGAAGACTTTATTAATGACGCCAGCTTGCACGAAGAAGTGTTTGGTCCCAGTGCCCTGATAGTACGCTATCGCGATCAGGCGCAATTGCTGCGTGTGGTATCCCAGTTAGAGGGTCAGCTGACGGCCAGTGTGCATGGCAGCAAAGCAGAAATTGCCACGCAGGAAACGCTCATAGATGAGCTGAGTTATAAGGTGGGCCGTCTTATTTTTGGTCAGATGCCGACAGGTGTTGAGGTGTGTGGCTCGATGAATCATGGCGGTCCGTATCCCTCGTCAACAGATGTGCGATCAACATCGGTCGGGTTGCAAGCCATGACACGCTTTTTGCGCCCACTATGTGTACAGTGTTAA
- a CDS encoding GntR family transcriptional regulator, with protein sequence MAIVHKTRTQLVAEAIREKILSGEIKAGEPLRQAALADELNVSRIPVREALLQLEAEGLVNFEAHKGATVTRLSAEQIDEIFDLRAILEAELLSHSIDSLTKRDLLEAEAILSDLEEATEAGDAQLATGKLNAEFHNKLYSRAERPQTRELVEVYSKNSERYVRMHILLAGGLKTAPEEHRTLLKLCYEKDKAGACEFLKKHITGAKDDIKDLLLRLEQEAK encoded by the coding sequence ATGGCGATTGTACATAAAACCCGAACTCAGCTGGTTGCGGAAGCGATCCGAGAAAAAATTCTCAGTGGTGAAATTAAAGCCGGAGAGCCGTTGCGTCAGGCTGCGCTTGCGGATGAACTGAATGTCAGCCGGATCCCGGTCAGAGAGGCTCTGTTGCAGCTTGAAGCCGAAGGCCTGGTCAACTTTGAGGCCCACAAAGGGGCCACGGTTACCCGTCTCAGTGCAGAGCAAATTGATGAGATCTTCGACTTGCGTGCCATCTTAGAAGCTGAGTTGCTGAGCCACTCGATAGACAGCCTGACCAAGCGCGACTTGCTTGAAGCCGAGGCCATTTTGTCGGATCTGGAAGAAGCCACCGAAGCGGGGGATGCGCAACTGGCAACCGGTAAACTAAACGCCGAGTTCCATAACAAGTTGTACAGTCGTGCCGAGCGTCCTCAGACGCGTGAACTGGTAGAAGTCTACAGCAAAAACTCAGAGCGATACGTGCGCATGCATATCTTGCTGGCTGGTGGTTTGAAAACGGCGCCTGAAGAGCATCGCACCTTGCTTAAACTGTGTTATGAAAAAGACAAAGCAGGTGCCTGCGAGTTTTTGAAAAAGCACATCACGGGCGCCAAAGACGACATCAAAGACTTGCTGCTGCGTCTTGAGCAGGAAGCGAAGTAA
- a CDS encoding TonB-dependent receptor, translated as MLKPKLLSLAIAAALPGSIMLSAAAQADEAGVKEKSLEVIQITATRRSGSVQEAPLNITALDADIMKDQNIGELADVARWVPGLTVTDQGGRSGSPIIVRGLNTNSSGPDQDGGTVATYINEIPVSLDMRLTDVERVEVLIGPQGTLYGAGTLGGAIRYMLKAPELDITTVQLYGDLFQNSESDSVGGEGGFVFNTPIIEDELALRASLNQYEDPGFIDYNYVVREGGASLADPDWSNQSAVDNNLKRVADANGETTTTGRISVRWKPNDWFDGTLNYFYQKQESEGRSIVHYQALNPANGLNDRIGKYESAYRYEEPRDKEDDLLSLELKADLGFAELVSASGWSSFEADGQRDQTDLLIRLDYGYEEFPSFSAFTREEEEEDTFTQEIRLVSQSDSAWNWIVGGFYNKFESDASSKEFTPGFGEFAVANFGGEQTRPDNLEYFSVDRSEITEQALFGEVGYQVNDKLTITVGARFYEYEVKAESAVDFPLANTLFSGAGPSDITLDFEQNNAEDDGNLFKFNANYQFTDSVMAYITASEGFRIGGSNGLAPCPDPLPDKQIGCGMPDEMLYTADTTTNYELGLKSTWLKNRLHFNAAIFNVDWEDAQIAGATVVGQIPYTSNAGTANAKGVEISTRAILSDSISAYATYAYTKAELTSDAPYLFNADGTDGGKDGDRLPGSPEHQFSLGVNYEMEVLGDKTLDINYGLTAQSDIISKVGLRDSGETLSGYGISNLSAKLTGDMWSATLYVNNLFNKYAFTSVRRDVRDITTANGAEIQRNYGHYLNKPLTVGIKFDYQFEL; from the coding sequence ATGCTAAAACCAAAACTCCTATCTCTGGCTATTGCTGCGGCTTTGCCAGGGTCGATTATGCTCAGTGCAGCGGCACAGGCCGATGAAGCTGGCGTCAAAGAAAAATCGCTTGAAGTTATCCAGATCACGGCCACTCGCCGCAGCGGCTCAGTGCAGGAAGCGCCCTTAAACATCACCGCACTCGATGCCGATATCATGAAAGATCAAAACATTGGTGAGCTGGCTGATGTGGCACGCTGGGTGCCAGGTCTGACCGTGACCGATCAGGGTGGACGCTCTGGCTCTCCTATCATAGTGCGGGGACTTAACACCAACTCATCAGGCCCGGATCAGGACGGCGGCACAGTCGCGACCTATATCAATGAAATTCCTGTTTCGTTGGATATGCGCCTGACCGATGTGGAGCGTGTAGAGGTCTTGATTGGCCCGCAAGGTACACTTTACGGTGCCGGCACACTGGGCGGTGCTATCCGCTACATGCTTAAAGCCCCCGAGCTAGACATCACCACAGTCCAGCTGTATGGCGACTTATTTCAAAACTCAGAGAGTGATTCGGTTGGTGGTGAAGGCGGTTTTGTGTTCAACACCCCCATCATTGAAGATGAACTGGCGCTGCGTGCCAGCCTGAATCAGTATGAAGATCCCGGGTTTATTGATTACAACTATGTGGTCCGCGAGGGCGGAGCGTCTTTGGCAGATCCGGACTGGAGCAATCAAAGTGCCGTTGATAATAACCTTAAACGCGTAGCCGATGCCAATGGCGAAACCACCACCACGGGCCGCATTTCTGTGCGCTGGAAGCCGAACGACTGGTTTGATGGCACGCTAAATTACTTTTACCAGAAGCAGGAAAGTGAAGGCCGCTCTATTGTGCACTATCAGGCACTCAACCCGGCAAACGGATTGAACGATCGTATTGGTAAGTATGAATCTGCCTATCGTTACGAGGAACCCAGAGACAAAGAAGATGATCTGCTGAGTCTGGAATTAAAGGCCGATCTGGGCTTTGCTGAACTGGTTTCTGCATCCGGCTGGTCAAGCTTTGAGGCCGACGGCCAGCGCGACCAAACCGACTTGCTGATCCGCCTGGACTATGGCTACGAGGAATTCCCGTCCTTCTCGGCGTTTACCCGTGAAGAGGAAGAAGAAGACACCTTCACTCAGGAGATCCGTTTGGTTTCTCAGAGTGACTCTGCGTGGAACTGGATTGTTGGCGGCTTTTACAACAAGTTTGAAAGTGATGCCAGCAGTAAAGAGTTTACGCCGGGCTTTGGTGAATTTGCCGTGGCCAATTTTGGTGGCGAGCAAACCCGCCCGGATAACTTAGAATACTTCTCGGTCGACCGCAGTGAAATCACAGAGCAGGCCCTGTTTGGTGAAGTCGGTTATCAGGTCAACGACAAGCTAACCATCACCGTCGGTGCACGTTTTTATGAGTACGAAGTAAAAGCCGAATCTGCCGTTGACTTCCCGCTGGCCAATACCCTCTTCAGCGGCGCAGGTCCGAGCGATATTACTCTGGATTTTGAGCAAAATAATGCCGAGGACGATGGCAACCTGTTCAAGTTCAACGCCAACTATCAGTTTACCGACTCAGTCATGGCGTATATCACGGCCAGTGAAGGGTTCCGTATTGGTGGCTCCAACGGTCTGGCGCCCTGCCCGGATCCCCTGCCCGACAAACAAATTGGTTGTGGTATGCCCGACGAAATGCTGTATACCGCAGACACCACCACCAACTATGAGCTGGGCCTGAAAAGCACCTGGCTGAAAAACCGCCTGCACTTCAATGCGGCTATTTTCAACGTAGACTGGGAGGATGCACAAATTGCCGGTGCAACGGTTGTGGGTCAAATTCCTTATACGTCAAACGCCGGGACAGCGAACGCCAAAGGGGTTGAGATCTCAACCCGTGCTATCCTCAGCGACTCTATCAGCGCCTATGCAACCTATGCCTATACAAAGGCCGAGTTAACTTCGGATGCGCCTTACCTGTTTAATGCCGATGGCACCGATGGCGGTAAAGATGGCGACCGACTGCCAGGTTCACCGGAACATCAGTTCTCTTTGGGCGTGAATTATGAAATGGAAGTGCTGGGCGATAAAACGCTGGACATCAACTACGGTCTGACGGCACAAAGCGATATCATTTCCAAAGTAGGCTTGCGCGATAGCGGCGAAACCCTGTCCGGCTATGGGATCAGTAACCTGTCAGCCAAGCTGACCGGCGATATGTGGTCTGCAACTTTGTACGTCAACAACCTGTTCAATAAGTACGCCTTTACCTCAGTAAGGCGCGATGTACGGGATATCACCACCGCCAACGGGGCTGAGATCCAGCGTAATTATGGCCACTATCTAAACAAACCACTGACAGTGGGTATTAAGTTCGACTATCAGTTCGAACTTTAG
- a CDS encoding tetratricopeptide repeat-containing sulfotransferase family protein → MTSIQQLHRSAISALNQGQLETAHQYLVKLLNVSPDYADGYFLLGVINLQVGQLKKAVRLLEKALGLHSSDEYRAQLTKCYALQGELAQARQTAEKTNPQTLTRALDADTFGVALSHVGLHQDALAFFRRALTLTQNNAQYYYNFGVSAKFVGLFAEAEQAFEQALALDKDHHRAHFALSDLKKASTENNHLSRLQSAFERARSAESQLHLGHALAKEYQDLGEFDSAYHALTQGKAAMHAARPFDHAGSEALFEQIRALSGAHVFDPAAGHSSREPIFVLGMPRSGTTLVERILSSHSDVMSAGELQDFGISVKRLAQTTSQTVLDPLTLEQAYQCDPQQLGQTYLDATRVITGSHVHFVDKLPFNFFYVDLIRRALPNAKIICLMRDPMDTCIGNFRQLFTINNPYYAYSLDLMDTARFYSRFYDLMQHWKQLHGEQFYMMQYESLVDNPEQEIAKLLAYCELPWQDSCMRFHLNDAPVSTASKVQVREPLNRRAIGRWKRFAPHTDAAQQYLQQQKVIEGE, encoded by the coding sequence ATGACGTCTATCCAGCAATTACACAGAAGCGCCATTAGCGCACTCAATCAGGGCCAGCTCGAAACCGCCCATCAGTACCTGGTCAAACTCCTCAATGTTTCGCCTGATTATGCCGACGGCTATTTTCTGCTTGGTGTGATCAATCTTCAGGTTGGTCAGTTGAAAAAAGCGGTCCGGTTGCTCGAAAAGGCCCTGGGACTGCATAGCAGCGACGAATATCGCGCTCAGCTGACTAAATGCTATGCCTTACAGGGCGAGCTGGCACAGGCCAGGCAAACTGCGGAAAAAACCAACCCACAAACACTGACACGCGCGCTAGACGCCGACACCTTTGGCGTGGCACTCAGTCACGTTGGACTACACCAGGATGCGCTGGCATTTTTCCGCCGGGCGCTCACACTCACGCAAAATAATGCGCAGTATTACTACAACTTTGGGGTCAGTGCTAAATTCGTCGGCTTATTTGCTGAGGCCGAGCAGGCCTTTGAGCAGGCGCTGGCACTGGACAAAGATCACCACAGAGCGCACTTTGCTTTGTCCGATCTGAAAAAAGCCAGCACAGAGAATAACCACCTCTCACGTTTACAAAGCGCCTTTGAGCGCGCACGCTCCGCTGAGTCTCAGCTGCACTTAGGTCATGCCCTGGCGAAAGAATATCAGGACCTTGGCGAATTTGACTCGGCTTATCATGCGCTCACACAGGGTAAAGCGGCCATGCATGCAGCCCGCCCATTTGATCATGCTGGCAGTGAAGCCTTGTTTGAGCAGATCCGGGCACTCAGTGGCGCACATGTATTTGACCCAGCCGCAGGCCACAGCAGCCGGGAGCCCATTTTTGTACTTGGGATGCCGCGCTCCGGCACCACCCTGGTCGAGCGGATCTTATCCAGCCACAGTGATGTGATGTCGGCCGGGGAATTACAGGATTTTGGGATCAGCGTAAAACGCCTGGCACAAACCACCAGCCAGACGGTGCTCGACCCGCTTACGCTTGAGCAGGCTTACCAGTGCGACCCGCAACAACTTGGGCAAACGTATCTGGATGCAACCCGGGTGATCACCGGCAGCCATGTGCATTTTGTCGATAAGCTGCCGTTTAACTTTTTCTACGTTGACCTGATCCGCCGGGCTCTGCCGAATGCCAAAATCATCTGCCTGATGCGCGACCCTATGGATACCTGCATTGGTAACTTCCGTCAGCTGTTTACCATCAACAACCCCTATTACGCCTATTCATTAGACTTAATGGATACCGCACGTTTTTACAGCCGCTTTTATGACCTGATGCAACACTGGAAACAGCTGCACGGTGAGCAGTTTTATATGATGCAGTACGAATCCCTGGTCGACAACCCGGAGCAAGAAATAGCCAAACTGCTGGCGTATTGTGAATTGCCCTGGCAGGACAGCTGCATGCGCTTTCATCTCAACGATGCGCCAGTGTCGACGGCCAGTAAAGTCCAGGTACGTGAGCCGCTTAACCGCCGCGCTATCGGACGCTGGAAGCGCTTTGCACCGCACACCGATGCTGCGCAGCAGTATTTGCAGCAACAAAAGGTCATTGAAGGCGAATAA